ATGCCCGGCTTGGCGGCCGGCAGGATGTACTGCGACATGGTTTGCCACTGGTCCGCGCCGAGTCCATAGGCTGCCTCGCGCAGCTCCTTGGGAATCGAGCGCACCGCCTCGCGGGTGGCGACGATGATGATCGGCAGAATCAGCAGTGCCAATACCATACCGGCCACCAGCACCGTTTCGCTCATGCCGAAGGTATAGATGAACAGGCCCAGCGCCAGCAGACCGTATACGATCGACGGTACGCCGGCCAGGTTGGAGACGTTGATCTCGATGATGTCGGTCAACCAGTTGCTCCCGGCGTACTCCTCAAGATACAGCCCGGCCGCGACGCCCAGCGGAATGGCCAGCACCGCGGTGACGATCATCACCAGGATGGTACCGACCCACGCAGACAGAATGCCCGCCTGGAGAGGCTTTCGTGATGGGAAGCTGGTGTAGAAATCAGGATCGGCCAGACGCGGGTAGCCGGTGATCACCAGGTCGACGAACAGCGCCAGCAGCGTGGTGATGGCGATGAACAGCACGAATATACCCAAGGCTGCCAGCACCATGTCGGTGGAGCGATTCTTCCGGGCGATCGATGCGTAGTTCACGCCGGACTGAACATTATCGGTAAGCGATCTCATGGGTAGCAGTCCTCAATACGCCTGGCGGAAGCGGCGGCGCAGGTAGAAGCCGATCAGGTTGAACACCAGTGTCAGCAGGAACAGGACCAGGCCGGCGGCGAAGATCGACTGGTAGGCGATCGATCCGTGCCGCACATCGCCGAGGGTCACCTGTACGATGAAGGTGGTGATGGTGGCAGCCCCTTCCATCGGGTTGAAGGTGAAATGCGGCATCTGCCCGGCAGCGATCGCCACCACCATGGTCTCACCTACGGCGCGCGACATCGCCAGGACGAACGAGGCCGTGATACCGGAGATCGCCGCGGGAATGACGACATGGAACGCGGTGTGAAATCGTGAATAGCCCAGGGCATATCCGCCCTCGCGCAACCCGTTGGGAACCGCGCGCATCGCGTCCTCGCTCAGCGAGGTGACGTAGGGGAGGATCATGATGCCCAGCACCAGACCCGGCGCCAGCATGTTGAATCCGGGCAGCTCGGGGAAAATGATCTGCAGCATGGGCGTAACCAGCAGCAGAGCGAAATAGCCGTATACAACGGTCGGAACGCCTTCGAGCAATTCCAGGATCGGTTTGATCACTTCACGTACCCGGTCGGGTGCGTATTCGCTCAGATACACAGCCAGCAGCAGTCCCAAGGGAATAGCGATACACAACGCAATACCTGACACGGTCAACGTGCCGGACAGCAGCGGCCAGATGCCGAACTGAGGGTTGGCGAACACCGGCGTCCAGGTCGTGGACGACACGAATTCCCAGAGCGAAACGTGATCGAAGAAAGCCAGCGATTCGCTGACCAGAACATAGACGATACCGACGGTGACCAGCACCGAAAGCGCTGCGGATGCCCACAGGATGGCGCGGGCGATTTCGTTGATGATTGCACGCCGGCGCAGGAAGTGGGGCGAAACGGTGAAGCTGCGCTCGGACCCCTGTCGGGCGGTTACGGTTTCGGTCATCGTTCAGGCTCGTGTCGGATCTGCTGGATTTGGATGTGAAAAAGCGGAGGCATGAGCCCCCGCTTTTTCAACCGTCTTGCTTAGTAGTGCTTCTTGCGGCTCAGGGTCTCAACCACGTCGACGCCTACTTCTGCGCCTTCGTAGGCTGTGCCGACTTCGCGCTCTTTCAGGACGCGCTGCGCAGCTTCATACACCTTGTCGCCCATCGGAACGTAGCCAGCTTCCTGGACCAGCTCGGTGTTGTCCTGCGACAGCAGGAACGATGCGAACTTGTCTACGTGCGGCTTGTTTTCCAGGGATGCCTTGCTGGCATAGTAGTACAGCGGGCGAGTCAGCGGCTGGTAGCTGCCGTCACCAGCGGTTTCCAGGCTCGGCTCGACTGCGTCCTTGCCCTTGTAGGCGATCGGCACGGCCTTGAGCTTGTTCTTGTTTTCTTCGTAATAAGCCAGACCGAAGAAACCCAGTGCATTGCGGTCGTTCGCTACGCCCTGTACCAGAACGTTGTCGTCTTCACTGGCAGTGAAGTCGCCACGGCTGGAGTGCGCCTTGCCTACGACGGCAGTGGTGAAGTAGTCGTAAGTACCGGAGTCCACGCCAGGGCCAAACAGGTTCAGCTTGCGGTCAGGGAAGCTGTCGCGAACCTGGTTCCAGTTGCTGATCTTGCCCTGTGCTTCGGGCTCCCACATGGTCTTGAGCTCTTCCACGGTCAGATGGTCAACCCAGTCATTCTGCGGGTTGATGACGACAGTGAGGGCGTCCATGGCAACCGGCAGCTCGATGAATTCGACCTTGTTCTCCTTGCACAGCTGGACTTCTTCCGGGCTGATCGGGCGGGAAGCGCCGGTCATGTCGGTTTCGCCGCGGCAGAACTTCTTGAAGCCGCCGCCAGTGCCGGATACGCCGACAGTCACGCGAGTGGCGCCTTTCTCGGCCGACTGGAATTCCTCAGCCATCGCTTCGGAGATCGGGAAAACTGTGCTGGAACCGTCGATTTGTACGGTTTCGGCTGCATATACGGCTTGTGCCAGCAGGCTGCTCGCCAGAACAGCAGTAACCATCAGACCTTTCTTCATGCTCTTTCTCCAGTTTTTACATTGTCATCGGTACTAACGACCATGGCACTTGTATCAACGCTCGATCTCTTCCAGAGACGCTCCATAGCAAGCACTGGAGCAAACGTTATGGGAGGAACGTGACAATCTTATTCCGGAATTATGACAGTTATGTGAAAGCTGAGTATGGCAGGGAACTTTCTGAACACCGGCGAAGGATTCATTGAGAGGAGGCTGGCAATCCCTTAAGATACGCGTTCTTGACGGATGTCAACAGGCCTCCGCCGGGCGTTCTGCCAAAACAACTACAAAGACTTTTACGAGAATCCCATGCACGATCTAGACAAGGATCCGGTCCCGAACGGGGACCTGGCGCTCAAGGTCACCGCGCTACCGCGCGACTGCAACAGTTTCGGCGACATCTATGGCGGCTGGCTCGTGTCACAGATGGACGTGGCCGGCACCGGCACTGCCTCGCGCATCGCTCGCGGACGGGTTGCTACGGTAGCGATCGACCGCATGGGTTTCATGGTGCCGGTCCCGGTAGGCGCGCAACTGGCTTTCCACTGCCACGTGCTGGACATCGGCCGCAGCTCGATCAAGATCTGCGTGGAAGTGTGGAGCGAAGACCTTGCCCACGATGACAGTCGCAAGGTCACCGAGGCGGTCTTTGTCTTCGTAGCCATCGACGATCGGGGCCGTACGCGCATCATCCCGTCCTGACAGCGGCCTCAGCCAGACAGTGACGCGCGAGCGTTACCGATTGATGACAGCTGCGAAGCCCGCTTGCCCAGCTAACACCGTTGCGGAACCATCCGATGCCCGGCCAATTCGCCAACCTTGCCCTGAGCCTTTCGCGTCTGATCGACGCCGCCAATGCCCTGCTCGGCCGCGGCGTTGCCTGGCTGTCCGTCCTGCTGGTGCTGCTGACCTGCGCTGTGGTGCTGCTGCGCTATGCGTTCGGTATCGGCGCCACGGCAACCCAGGAGCTGGTCATGTACGCGCACGCCCTGGTGTTCATGGGCGCGGCGGCCTGGGCGGTGCAGCGTGACGCCCATGTACGCGTGGATATCTTCTTTCGCCGACAGAATGCCCGGCACCAGGCGCTGACCGATCTGCTGGGCACACTGCTGCTGATGTTGCCAATGTGTCTGTTCCTGGCGTGGACCTGCTGGGATTACGTCGCCGTCTCCTGGACACGCGGTGAACGTTCATCGGAGGCCGGTGGCCTGCCCTTCGTCTACCTGCAGAAGAGCATCATCCTGCTGCTGGTCGGAAGCCTGTTGCTACAGGCGATCTCGCAGATCATCAAAACCCTGTGCGTACTTACCGGCAAGCTGCCTACCCACCTGCAACCTGACCACGCCGAGGCACTGTGATGGGCGCAGAATTCATGGCGGTATTGCTGTTCATCTGCCTGTGTCTGACCTTGATGGCCGGTTTCCCGGTGGCCTTTACCCTCGGTGGGGTATCGCTGCTGTTCGCCGCTATCGGTTCGCTGACCGGCACCTTCGAGCCGAGCTTCTTCGGTGCGCTGCCCAGCCGCCTGTTCGGCACCATGAACAACCAGACGCTGCTCGCCGTGCCGCTGTTCGTGTTCATGGGCGTGATGCTGGAAAAATCGCGGATCGCTGAAGATCTGCTCGACGCCATGTCGCGCCTGTTCGGCGGCCTGCGTGGGGGGCTGGCGATTTCGGTCTGTCTGGTCGGTGCTCTGCTCGCAGCCAGCACCGGCATCGTTGGCGCCACCGTGGTCACGCTCGGCCTGCTGGCGCTGCCGACCATGCTACGCCGCGGCTACGACCCGGCGCTGGCCACCGGCACCCTCGCGGCCACCGGCACACTGGGGCAGATCATTCCGCCTTCGATCGTACTGGTGCTGCTGGGGGATGTGCTCTCCAGCGCCTATCAGCAGGCCCAGCTGCGTATGGGGATCTTTTCGCCCAAGACTGTCACCGTTGGCGATCTGTTCATTGGCGCGTTGCTGCCGGGGCTGGTACTGGTCGGCCTGTATCTAGCGTATCTGGTCGGTATGGCGATCTTCAGGCCCAAGGCGCTACCGGCTTTGCCGCCCGAGGAGCGCGGCCAGGTCAGCGTAGTCCAGCTGCTGACCAGCCTGGTGCCGCCGCTGCTACTGATCATGTCCGTGCTTGGTTCGATCCTGGCAGGCATTGCCACGCCGACCGAAGCGGCCGCCGTCGGCGCGCTGGGCGCCGGCATTCTCGCCGCGTTCAAGCGCCAGCTGAACCTGCAACGCCTGCGTGAAGTGGCCTACGCCACGACCGAAATCAGCGCCATGGTATTTCTGATCCTGATCGGCGCCTCGATCTTCTCGCTGGTGTTCCGCGGTTTCGGGGGTGAGGACCTGATCCATGACGTATTCGCCCAGCTGCCGGGCGGCGCCTTCACTGCCACGTTACTGGTGATGCTGGTGATCTTTCTGCTCGGCTTCATTCTCGACTTCATCGAGATCACCTTCGTGGTAGTGCCCATCGTCGGGCCGGTGCTGCTGGCCATGGGCATCGATCCGATCTGGCTGGGGGTGATGATCGCACTGAACCTGCAGACCTCCTTCCTTACCCCGCCCTTCGGCTTCTCGCTGTTCTATCTGCGAAGTGTGACGCCGTCGAGCGTGCCGACTGCCGCCATTTATCGCGGCGTGCTACCGTTCATTGCGATACAGATACTGATGCTGGCGATTGCCGCAATATGGCCGGGATTGATTACCTGGTTGCCAGCCACATTGGGACGCTAACCAGGGCGGTCAGCCTTCGCTCAAGGATTGACGATGAAATTGAACCGCACGTTGCTCAAGGATGCCACCGACCAGGGCCTGCTGACCGAACCGCAGGCGCAGCAGCTCTGGGATTATCTTGCCGGCCGTGCCGCCCAGACCCCGGGCCTGCGCGCCACGCATGTGCTCTACTATCTCGGCGGCTGTATTGCCATCGGCGCAATGACCCTGTTCATGACGCTCGGTTGGGATCGATTCGGCGGCTGGGGCATCGTCTGCATCGCACTGGCCTATGCCGCCGCAGGGATCTGTCTGACCGAGTCCTTGCTACGCAAACAGCTGGCGATACCCGCCGGCATCACCGGTGCGTTCGTCATTGCCCTGACACCCCTGGCAATCTACGGCCTGCAATCCGCGCTCGGGTTGTGGGCTGAAGGACAGGTGTACCGCGAGTATCATCGATTGATCGACTGGCGCTGGGTGCTCATGGAACTGGCCACCCTGGCCTGCGGCGCGGTCATGCTGTGGCGTTATCGCCTGCCGTTTCTGGTGATGCCCGTGGCGGTCACGCTCTGGTACATGAGCATGGATCTCACGCCCTTTCTGTTCGGCAACGAGGACAATGTCTGGGAACAGCGCAAGCTGGTGTCGCTGGGTTTCGGGCTGCTGATGATCGCACTGGCGTTCCGCGTCGATTTGCACGCACGCGGTGATCGCGACTATGCATTCTGGCTGTACCTGTTCGGGGTGGTAGCGTTCTGGGGCGGGCTGTCGTCCATGGATTCCGACAGTGAACTGAGCAAGTTCGGCTACCTTTGCATCAATCTGGCGATTATCGCTGTCGGCACCCTGCTTGGCCGGCGGGTCTTCGCAGTCTTCGGCGGGCTCGGTGCCGCGGGCTACTTCGGGCATCTGGCCTACGACGTCTTCCAGGACAGCATGCTGTTTCCCTTCGTGCTGACCTTCCTCGGTATCGGTGTGATCTGGGTGGGCACGGTATGGCAGCGTCATGAGGAGCGATTGAGCAGCACGCTACGCAACTGGCTGCCCGCCGCGCTGCGGCAGCTGGTCGATGCACGCGACGGGGCGGCCTGAACCAGCAGGCGAGCCTGAGCACCACGCTACTCCTGCGCCATCACATCTCAGACAGGCGTCACGCCTCGTGACGCCTGTGCCTCCAACCACACGATCACGTAGCAGAGAGCGAGCGCCAGCAGGTTGGTGGTTACCGGGTTGAACGCCTCGGCGAGCAAACCGGGCATGACGACCGCCACGTAAAACACCAGCCCGACCAGCGCCGCCGCAGCGAGGTAAACCGGCCATAGCCCAGCGCGGCGGAACAGGATCAGCAGCCCGAGCAGGATCTCGCCAACGCCGGCCAGCGGGACAATGAGCTCGGCCGGCAAGCCGAGGCCGCTCGCCTCCACCAGTCTCAGCTCGGTTGGGCTGGTCAGCAGGATTTTCGGCAGCAGGCCCTGATAGATGAACATGGCGCCCAGAGCCAGGCGGGCAATACCAGCCGGTTGCGAGGCGGCGTCAGGTGGCATCGCCCCTCCCCGCGCCCGCTCCCGCTCCTGGCGGCAGACTCATTCAGGGAACCGCTCGAACGCGGGCAATTCGTTCAGGTGCGCCATCCAGCCCTGGCGCTCTGCCGTCTGAATCTGAACCTGCGGCGGCAGCGACGCGGGATCATCGAGTGTCGCCGTCTGCACATCGACGATCCCGGGCAGGTTCACCGCGTTGTAGTAGAACAGACCACTGCCGCACTCCGGACAGAAGCTGCGCACCGCGCCACCCGACCCGTTGATGCTTTTCGGCGCGCCCTGCGTGACCGTCAGCGCTTCTTCGGGAAACATCGCCCAGGACACCGCTGGCGCGCCAGCGCTGCGCTGGCAATCAGTGCAGTGACACAGGGCGACCACATTCGGCTCGCCTGACAGTTCATAACGAATGGCCCCGCAATAACAGTGTCCTGCATGGCTCATGACGAGTCCTCGATTGATCAAATGAGATTCAACTGCCAAAAAGATAAAACGACACAACCACCACGACGACTACCACGATCCCGGTGATCAGCCTGGTCAACGGCGAGCTTCCCACCCTGTCGGCTCTGCGAACGATGCTTGAGCCATAGGAATCCGTATCGCCGCCGGCCTGCTCCTCATAGTCAGCGATCAATCGCTTCGCTTCAGCGACATCTTCATCGGCCACATGCACCACGGCGAAATCCTGCACCGCCATATCGCCAATCGCACCCTGCAGATAGTGCCCACCGACAAACGCCTCCAGCCCATGCGCCTGCAGCATGCCGGAGACGATGTGAGCTTCTGTGATGTCGCTGGCGCGGTAGATGAGTTGCATTGGGATACCCTTTTGGCATGACGTCGTCACGCGGCTGCCAACTAAAGCAGGCACGGGCAAACTTGGAGTTCCCTGTACGCGAAACGAAGCGCTGTGTTATCAACCGCACATCTTCATTGGAGTTATAGATGGACATAAGGACGCACGCCAGCCGGCCCATGGCTCACTGACTAACCTCTCCTATTAGACGGCCACTTCTTGCCCGGCTTGCTTGAAACCACAGCGATCGACTGGAACGACTCAAGCCCATCCTCACTGTTACCCTGGATCTTGCCGAGCTAGGCCACGCAAAAATCGAGCTGCTACCTCTGCTCCGCCAAGGGTTTCTCAAATCCGGTAAGCGACAATTCCTTACTGGCCTCTTCGAGAGAAGCGGTAGAGATTCGGTGCGAAATGTAGCTTCCTTCGTTGGTAATTGAATATCGGACAAAACAGCGGCTCTCGGCCCTGCAATCAACCGAGGTACTGATTGGTTTCATATCCTGCATGCCAAGCCAAGCAGTTTGCTGAGCGTCTACTGCATATATACCCGGACTCACCGCCAGAATAGTGTGAGAATTATTAGGCAAAACGGCGACCGACTTGGAATCGATTCGAAATTCGATGTTCCGCAATGTCGCTGCGGTAGAGTCGCCGCGATAAATGATCATCATCGCCTCGCCCGGCGGCGGTGACGGCAGCCCCCCGTAACGAGGCCCGCTGCTCGAACATGCCGACATAATCGATACAAACCCTATAAGGATGCCGGTCGACGCGCCACGTAAGCTTCGTATCTCAGAAAGCGTGTGCTTAAGTACCATTAATCATGTCCCGAACTGTGATCGAACGTACTAAGCGGAGCGCAGAGCCTCCTTTAGCCGGCGAAGTATGTGCAATGCCAATTCAGCCAGAAATCGGGTAGAGCCTCGAGCGGATCTTTGCCTGAGCGTGACGCAGATCGCATTATCGTCTCGGTTCGTTGCCAACAAGATAATCAACCGTTGCCGACATCACCAACACACCATCCTGCCCTGTCGTTTCCAACCTGCACGTCACCACGCCGAAGTGCTTCCCCGGCTTGGGCGGGCTTTTGTCGAGGACCGTGACGTTTACCTGCAGCTCATTGGGGAGTGTAACCGGGCGATGCCAGCGCACATTCCGCATACCGGATGCGCCGGTCATGGACGTCTGCGACATGAACCCATCGACCACGATGGACGCGGTGAGCGAGAGCGTATGCAAGCCGCTGGCAATAAGCTCGCCGTAGATCGACTGGCGTGCCTGGTCGCTGTCGAGGTGAAACGGCAGGCGGTCAAACTCTTCGCAGAAGCGCAGTGAGTCATCGAGCGTGATCGCGCGCGGGCCGAGCTGGTGAACTTCGCCGGGGGCGATGTCTTCAAAATATCTCATGCACACTCCCTGTGACTGTCGGCTACCCTAGCGAAGCGAAGGTTCGACGGTGTGGACGCGAACGATCGGGCTGTCCGGTGCTCAAGGCGTCTACCTTTCTTGAGATGACCCAGCACCGTTGTCGTCCTGCTCGATCGATCGTATCACTCTGCATGGATTGCCTGCCGCCAGCACACCTGCAGGAATGTCTCGGGTGACCACGCTCCCCGCGCCGATCACCGCTTTCGCACCAATCGTCACGCCGGGGCAGATGATCGCTCCGCCGCCGATCCAGACGTCGGAGCCTATGGCCACCGGTCTGGCGAACTCCTGCTGCCGGCGCAGCTTCGCCTCGAACGGATGCGTTGCCGTATAGATATGCACACCCGGACCGAGCAGCGTGTAATCACCGATGCGCACCCGCGCCACGTCGAGCACCACGCAATTGAAGTTGAAGAATACGCTTTCACCCAGCTCGATGTTGCTGCCGTAATCACAGTAGAACGGCGGCTGCATCCGTACCGTGTCACCTCCATGGCCGAACAACTCGGCGAGCAGGCGCCGACCCTCCGGGTCCTGTTCACCCTGCGTAAGATTCAGCGCGCGGCACAACCGGCTGGAACGCTCTCGTGCGGCCACCAATTCCGGGGCCAGCGGGTCGTACAGTTCGCCGCTGAGCATTTTCTCACGCTCCCTCGCCATACGTTCCTCTCTCCGTCGATGCTTTCTCAGCAGGTTCTGACTCCACGAGCTCAAGAAAGTCAGCGAAACGGAGGATTCGCGGTTGGACATTTCAGTGGCCCCACGGCCTGCGCTGCCCATGCACTACGCTATGAGGCGGACCCATTCACCAGCGAGGCAGACTCACATGGACTCGGTAACGGGCGGTTGTCTATGCGGCAAGGTGCGTATTGAAGCAATGGGTGAACCTGACCGGGTCGGCCTGTGCCATTGCCTGGATTGTCGCAAGCACCATGGCGCCCTGTTTCACGCGTCAGCGATCTATCCCGCTCAAGCGGTGACGGTGGATGGCGAGACGGGCAGCTATGCAGGGCGCTACTTCTGTCCGCAGTGCGGGTCGTCTGTTTTCTCGCGCTCGGGCGACGAGATAGAAGTGAACCTTGGCAGCCTGGATGAGACGGATCGCTTCGCCCCGAGTTATGAATTGTGGACGGTGCGGCGGGAGCGGTGGTTACCGGCATTTGTGGTTGAGCTGCGATACGAGCGGGATCGTGAACCGGACAATCATTCATGAGCGCTCAGGTCGGCGCTCCGGCTAAACACGCTCCAGGCGCTGGCAAAGCCGATCAATCCGTCCCGCTTTTTGTGCAGCCTAGATCAGGCCGTGCTCGCTCATGTAGTGCTGCACATAAGGGCAGGTCGGCTGCACCGTGTAGCCTTTCTCCTTCGCGTACGCCAGGGCGTGTTCGGTCAAGGCGGCGGCGATCCCCTGATCCTGCAGGCTTTCCGGCACGGAGGTGTGATACAGATCGAGTGTGTCCTGCCCCAGCTTTCGATAAGCAAGGCACGCCCTGCCGGCATCGCTTTCGAGGTAGAACTCGGATTGGTCGGGGTCGTGCGCTATATCAAAACTCATGACGCTCCCATGGCCGGCTGGGCCGGCTGCTAACTGGATGATTACGTCTCGCTTTGACCCCGGCGTTCTTGGGGCGTTTCGAAGGGAGGTGGGATGCGAGGAGGAAAATAAATCTGTCCCCCTCTGAGCCCTTGTCCCCCTGAGCCCTTCCAGCGCAGCCTGACCGAGCGGCAGAAGCAATGTTCCACCGCCCGGCATTCCTGCATCACTCGACCAGCGAAACCTGCTTCGGCGCGATCTTTAACTGAGCCAACCGATTCAGAAAATTCTGAATGTTCTTCTTCGCCGAGCCTTCATTGGCCATCCGCAGACGCTTAACGCCGGCGAAGGCATCGCCGACCGTGGCGGTGTGCGGGGCGACGACCGTTTCTTCCAGCAGGGTCTGGTTGGTCTGGGTGTCGACCAGGGTGTAGCGAATGCGGGTAGTGACGGTCATGTCCATGCCGAACAGGGGCTGGTCGACGC
Above is a window of Halopseudomonas nanhaiensis DNA encoding:
- a CDS encoding DUF2157 domain-containing protein, giving the protein MKLNRTLLKDATDQGLLTEPQAQQLWDYLAGRAAQTPGLRATHVLYYLGGCIAIGAMTLFMTLGWDRFGGWGIVCIALAYAAAGICLTESLLRKQLAIPAGITGAFVIALTPLAIYGLQSALGLWAEGQVYREYHRLIDWRWVLMELATLACGAVMLWRYRLPFLVMPVAVTLWYMSMDLTPFLFGNEDNVWEQRKLVSLGFGLLMIALAFRVDLHARGDRDYAFWLYLFGVVAFWGGLSSMDSDSELSKFGYLCINLAIIAVGTLLGRRVFAVFGGLGAAGYFGHLAYDVFQDSMLFPFVLTFLGIGVIWVGTVWQRHEERLSSTLRNWLPAALRQLVDARDGAA
- a CDS encoding DoxX-like family protein, translating into MPPDAASQPAGIARLALGAMFIYQGLLPKILLTSPTELRLVEASGLGLPAELIVPLAGVGEILLGLLILFRRAGLWPVYLAAAALVGLVFYVAVVMPGLLAEAFNPVTTNLLALALCYVIVWLEAQASRGVTPV
- a CDS encoding sugar O-acetyltransferase → MAREREKMLSGELYDPLAPELVAARERSSRLCRALNLTQGEQDPEGRRLLAELFGHGGDTVRMQPPFYCDYGSNIELGESVFFNFNCVVLDVARVRIGDYTLLGPGVHIYTATHPFEAKLRRQQEFARPVAIGSDVWIGGGAIICPGVTIGAKAVIGAGSVVTRDIPAGVLAAGNPCRVIRSIEQDDNGAGSSQER
- the pstC gene encoding phosphate ABC transporter permease subunit PstC, with protein sequence MTETVTARQGSERSFTVSPHFLRRRAIINEIARAILWASAALSVLVTVGIVYVLVSESLAFFDHVSLWEFVSSTTWTPVFANPQFGIWPLLSGTLTVSGIALCIAIPLGLLLAVYLSEYAPDRVREVIKPILELLEGVPTVVYGYFALLLVTPMLQIIFPELPGFNMLAPGLVLGIMILPYVTSLSEDAMRAVPNGLREGGYALGYSRFHTAFHVVIPAAISGITASFVLAMSRAVGETMVVAIAAGQMPHFTFNPMEGAATITTFIVQVTLGDVRHGSIAYQSIFAAGLVLFLLTLVFNLIGFYLRRRFRQAY
- a CDS encoding MaoC/PaaZ C-terminal domain-containing protein gives rise to the protein MRYFEDIAPGEVHQLGPRAITLDDSLRFCEEFDRLPFHLDSDQARQSIYGELIASGLHTLSLTASIVVDGFMSQTSMTGASGMRNVRWHRPVTLPNELQVNVTVLDKSPPKPGKHFGVVTCRLETTGQDGVLVMSATVDYLVGNEPRR
- a CDS encoding TRAP transporter small permease subunit yields the protein MPGQFANLALSLSRLIDAANALLGRGVAWLSVLLVLLTCAVVLLRYAFGIGATATQELVMYAHALVFMGAAAWAVQRDAHVRVDIFFRRQNARHQALTDLLGTLLLMLPMCLFLAWTCWDYVAVSWTRGERSSEAGGLPFVYLQKSIILLLVGSLLLQAISQIIKTLCVLTGKLPTHLQPDHAEAL
- a CDS encoding GFA family protein, with protein sequence MDSVTGGCLCGKVRIEAMGEPDRVGLCHCLDCRKHHGALFHASAIYPAQAVTVDGETGSYAGRYFCPQCGSSVFSRSGDEIEVNLGSLDETDRFAPSYELWTVRRERWLPAFVVELRYERDREPDNHS
- a CDS encoding GNAT family N-acetyltransferase — protein: MSFDIAHDPDQSEFYLESDAGRACLAYRKLGQDTLDLYHTSVPESLQDQGIAAALTEHALAYAKEKGYTVQPTCPYVQHYMSEHGLI
- a CDS encoding acyl-CoA thioesterase, with protein sequence MHDLDKDPVPNGDLALKVTALPRDCNSFGDIYGGWLVSQMDVAGTGTASRIARGRVATVAIDRMGFMVPVPVGAQLAFHCHVLDIGRSSIKICVEVWSEDLAHDDSRKVTEAVFVFVAIDDRGRTRIIPS
- a CDS encoding TRAP transporter large permease — translated: MGAEFMAVLLFICLCLTLMAGFPVAFTLGGVSLLFAAIGSLTGTFEPSFFGALPSRLFGTMNNQTLLAVPLFVFMGVMLEKSRIAEDLLDAMSRLFGGLRGGLAISVCLVGALLAASTGIVGATVVTLGLLALPTMLRRGYDPALATGTLAATGTLGQIIPPSIVLVLLGDVLSSAYQQAQLRMGIFSPKTVTVGDLFIGALLPGLVLVGLYLAYLVGMAIFRPKALPALPPEERGQVSVVQLLTSLVPPLLLIMSVLGSILAGIATPTEAAAVGALGAGILAAFKRQLNLQRLREVAYATTEISAMVFLILIGASIFSLVFRGFGGEDLIHDVFAQLPGGAFTATLLVMLVIFLLGFILDFIEITFVVVPIVGPVLLAMGIDPIWLGVMIALNLQTSFLTPPFGFSLFYLRSVTPSSVPTAAIYRGVLPFIAIQILMLAIAAIWPGLITWLPATLGR
- a CDS encoding GFA family protein, giving the protein MSHAGHCYCGAIRYELSGEPNVVALCHCTDCQRSAGAPAVSWAMFPEEALTVTQGAPKSINGSGGAVRSFCPECGSGLFYYNAVNLPGIVDVQTATLDDPASLPPQVQIQTAERQGWMAHLNELPAFERFPE
- the pstA gene encoding phosphate ABC transporter permease PstA produces the protein MRSLTDNVQSGVNYASIARKNRSTDMVLAALGIFVLFIAITTLLALFVDLVITGYPRLADPDFYTSFPSRKPLQAGILSAWVGTILVMIVTAVLAIPLGVAAGLYLEEYAGSNWLTDIIEINVSNLAGVPSIVYGLLALGLFIYTFGMSETVLVAGMVLALLILPIIIVATREAVRSIPKELREAAYGLGADQWQTMSQYILPAAKPGIITGAIVGLSRAIGETAPIITIGALTFIAFLPPSPVSGDAPFINFDWLLSPFTVMPIQMFSWISRPQADFHLTAAAAGVVLIVMTFMMNALAIYIRYRARKG
- a CDS encoding PstS family phosphate ABC transporter substrate-binding protein, giving the protein MKKGLMVTAVLASSLLAQAVYAAETVQIDGSSTVFPISEAMAEEFQSAEKGATRVTVGVSGTGGGFKKFCRGETDMTGASRPISPEEVQLCKENKVEFIELPVAMDALTVVINPQNDWVDHLTVEELKTMWEPEAQGKISNWNQVRDSFPDRKLNLFGPGVDSGTYDYFTTAVVGKAHSSRGDFTASEDDNVLVQGVANDRNALGFFGLAYYEENKNKLKAVPIAYKGKDAVEPSLETAGDGSYQPLTRPLYYYASKASLENKPHVDKFASFLLSQDNTELVQEAGYVPMGDKVYEAAQRVLKEREVGTAYEGAEVGVDVVETLSRKKHY
- a CDS encoding DUF2007 domain-containing protein; amino-acid sequence: MQLIYRASDITEAHIVSGMLQAHGLEAFVGGHYLQGAIGDMAVQDFAVVHVADEDVAEAKRLIADYEEQAGGDTDSYGSSIVRRADRVGSSPLTRLITGIVVVVVVVVSFYLFGS